The nucleotide window AGACTACGAGGAGATCAAAACGGAGCTGAGGTATGGCTTGAGCGGCGCCCATGGCCGCACTGCCGGTATCCCCGCTGGCCAGGTGCCACCGTGACACTCACCTTGTCTCCCTGCCAGCATCCTGAAGGCGATGAAGGTGGCCTCTGCCGGCTGCAGCCTCCCCCAGGCAAGTGCCACGGCGCGTCCCGAGGCGCTGGccgggctgtgccagccctgccgACGGTGCCTCCGCCGCCTGTCCCCATCTCGGCTTGGCTCCTTGCAGAGCATCTCCAAGGCGGAGgaggccctgctgctggggaaggaggctTTCTATCCCTCCCAGAAGTACCTGCTGGAGAAGCCCAGCCTGCTGGCCAGCACTGGTAGGGACCCTGGATTCTGCAGCATCCCCCGCTGGGAATATCCATGGGAATGTGGGTGGCGGGGGTGgatcctgccctggctgtggtggggtgagggatggacagggatgtcACCCGGGGAAACTAAGGCAGGAGCTGtttggctgcagggctgtgcgGGAGCCGTGGCCAGGGGGACTCTAGTGTGTCTCCCTCTTTCTCCTTCATCTCTAGAGGAGGATCACTCCGAAGACGAGTCGGGGAAGGATCCATTGGGCATGGAGCAGCCGTACCCATCCCCTCACCACGCCCCCGCCGATGACCCCTCATCCCCCACGCCCCTCCCGCCGCTGCCTGGCCCCGGCATGGCCCCCGACGGTCCCCGGACTTTCTCGCTGTCCCCCTTCCCCGGGGGCGAGCGGCTTTCAGGGGACCCCAAGGCCCCCCACCTCCCGCTGCCCAGCTACAAGAGCGAGAGCAGCGGCGGGGGACcgcccttcccctcctccttcttcGGGGCCAAAAGCAGCACCGTGCACCCCGTGCCGGCCGCCAGTGCCACCAGCCCGTCCGGCGAGCCCTCCGAGGGCAGCGCCGGCAGCTCCGccgaggaggagcagctggacacGGCCGAAATCGCCTTCCAggtgaaggagcagctgctgaagcacAACATCGGGCAGAGGGTCTTCGGGCACTACGTGCTGGGGCTGTCACAGGGCTCCGTCAGCGAGATCCTGGCGCGGCCCAAACCCTGGCACAAGCTGACGGTGAAGGGCAAGGAGCCGTTCATCAAGATGAAGCAGTTCCTCTCCGACGAGCAGAATGTGCTGGCCCTGAGGACTATCCAGGTGCGCCAGAGAGGTGAGTGGTTGGGGTGGCCCTGGTCCTGCCCCGGGGTGCTGCAAGCGATGCCCCTCCCAGTGCACCCCAGTTCACCCTGGCAGCACCCTGGGGTGCCCTGTGCCGTGGCAGGGGGGCTCACCAGGCCCTGATGTGCTGGCGAGATGGGCTGGGATGTTGGTCCCACCAGGACTTTTTCCCTGGTGGGATGAGCCCTGGAAAACGGCAGCAATTAACAACAACCCATGGCTGTGGAAGCTGCATCCCCTGACGTGCTTTACTCATTTATTCTGACAAGTGCCATTTAATTATTCATTAGGCTGTTCCGTGCTGTATGAATCAATGTGCTCGGGAATATTTCgttaaaataatgaagttttaGTGCTATGGAACCTCGGCGTGGTGCTGGCACCGCCGTGGGATGGTGACTCCCATCTCTGGGGACAAGCAGCTGcatctcagcagcagcagcaggtcacTCGAGTCCCCGTGGTGGCACCAGGACTGGACAGTGCACACCTGTGGTCCATGCACCTGCTGGTTGCAGCCTGGAGGGCTCTGATTTATCCCCTGGATCTGATCCATCATTGACacctcctgcacagccaggagggcgctgtgccagggatggggacatgGTCCCTGTGCCTCCGCTCTTGGTGGGGAGAGGGTGCACTTGGTTGGGATGAGCAGGTTGGTGGGAGAAGCTGTgccagaggcaggagctggcagccagggctACCAGGGCTCCCCGTGCTCCGGTAGTGACTAATCGGGAGTGACATTTGTCTTCAAACCGGCATCCCTAAAAATAACCGAACATGAGGAGCAGTAAATACTTCCTGACATACAAGTGGAGCTTGTAAAACCAGCGCCGGTGACAAAGCTGTTATCCTGCCTCTTTGATCAGGTAGCATCACGCCGCGGATCAGGACACCGGAGACCGGCTCCGACGACGCCATCAAAAGCATCCTGGAGCAGGCAAAAAAGGAGATTGAGTCGCAGAAGGGAGGTAGGTGCTGCCATGGGGGTGGCTGAGTCCCTGCTCTGCCCGATGGCAGCAGCACCCAAAGGGGTGCCAGTGGCTGGGTGTTCTGTGGCTGAAGGTCCTGTCCCAAAAATGGGCTTTTTTTATGGTGTTTCACCCATTGACATCCATGGAGAATTTTAGGGCTAGCTGGAAAGAAATACCATGTGGGGTGGGAGAATCCCCGGGCAGCAGAGTTCAGATCTGGGCTTTCAGAAACTTTGGATGCACTCTTTTCCTCCCCCCTGCCCCAAACCAGATGATTAAATGAGTATTCAGGATCCATCTGGCATGAGGAACCATTAAAGCAGCTGCTCTCGCAGTCAATTACAagaaatgaaatacattaaaacagGTAGTCTGCTGAGAAAGCAGAATCCCGGAGAATTAAATTAGATGGGAACGGTGGAAAAACagacagggaaaacaaacatgttTGTCTATCGCATTGTTGGTAATGGGATTTATTTTGCAATCATCAAAAAAGAAGTTGGCTTTGAGTTGGGCTGTTGAAGCTTTTGCTTtgtgggtgctgctggtccAAACCAGATGGGGATAAACCCCTCTTCTCCCACACTTTGAATTGCGGCCACACAATAAACCACGCGTTCCTCTCCTCGGGGCTGCCCTCACCCCTTTTCTCCGCAGGGGAGCCCAAAACGCCGTCAGCATCGCAGGCAGCAGCCAACGGGGCGGGCGGCAGCAGCTCGGAGGACGCCATCAAGAGCATCCTGGAGCAGGCACGGCGGGAGATGCAGGCGCAGCAGCAGGCGCTGCTGGACATGGAGTCGGGGGCCAGCGGGCGCAGCGGGGACGCGGCACCCGCCGAGCGCTCCACGCTGGCCACCGTCAGCCAGAACATCGCCCCGGCCCACGTCAAGCAGGAGGAGGGCAGCGGGGCCAGCCCCGGCCCGCCGCAGACGCCCCTGGCCGTGCTGTCCCCCGCCGCCTTTGTCCAGAGCATCATCCGGAAGGTGAAGTCGGAGATCGGCGACGCCGGCTCCTACTTCGACCAGCACTGGGCGTCGGAGCGGAGCCTGCTCAGCCGGCCCTACACCTCCGTGTCGCCTTCgctgtcctcctcctcctcgaGCTACTCCAGCATGGCCAACGGCCGGGGCTGGCCGCGGGGTGAGCCCGGCGAGGGCAGCACCAACGAGGACGAGCTGCAGCCGGCGGAGGAGGAGCCCCACCGGCTGTCGGAGATGAAGGCGGAGGGAGCCGGAGCGGAGCCGGCAGCTGGTGGGCGTCTGTCCTACTACCCCACGTACGTGCCACGGACCCTGAAGCCAACGGTGCCACCACTGACGCCGGAGCAGTACGAGATGTACATGTACAGGGAGGTGGACACGCTGGAGCTGACCCGGCAGGTCAAGGAGAAGCTGGCCAAGAATGGCATCTGCCAGAGGATCTTCGGAGAGAAGGTaccagcctggagaagggggGTCTGGtgtcctctctgctctgtgactcAGAGTCTGGGCCTCATTGATGgccttcagcagctccttccagagTCTTCCCTGGTCTGTTCCCTCTGGGAGGATTCTGAGTCCTCAGGGTCTGACCCAACCCCAGTCTCCCAGTGGCCACCACTCATCCCACCAGGAATGCCCAGTCCCCTGAGCAGAGTCCTTTGGGGACCGGCTTCCCACCTCACTGGGTATCCCAGGGGGACCCGCCACCAGCGCCCATGGCAGGGGACAGAGTGTCCAGACACGCTGTGGGGCAGCGGGTGGCAGTGGGTGGCatcctgctccccctcccctgaCACGGGGGTGGAGGGCAGGCAGCTTCCCAGCACCGGGGGGAGCGCACCCCACCTTCAGCAGGTGACACCTGCGTGGTGCCCAGGTGCTGGGACTGTCCCAGGGCAGCGTGAGTGACATGCTGTCACGGCCCAAACCGTGGAGCAAGCTGACGCAGAAGGGTCGGGAGCCTTTCATCCGCATGCAGCTCTGGCTGACGGaccagctgggccaggggatCAGCCAGCAGCCCACACCCTCCCAGGGTAAGTGACATCACTGTCCCCATGGTCCCCATGTGCCATCAGTGTCCCCACCACTTCTGTCCCCACCATTCCCTGCATCCCAGTTGGTTtgtcctgctcccaccccagcactgggaagagATGTCTCTGCCAGCTCCAACACCAGCACACAGAATCTGGGAAGCCGCTTTAATCCCCAACcccaaaattttgttttcatttaaaacaaaaataaaaagaaagccaCATCAAAAATCTTGGGCTTTGCGCCTGGCATAAAGCAGTAATTGGATTTATTGTATCATATTGGTCTAACTTTAATTATTCCTCCACCGCCACCTCCCGCTTTGCCATAGCCACTGGAGAAGCTTGGCTTCTCTCTTGGGGTTCCTCTTCTCTAGCATAGGCATCCCCCAAattcccctcctgctccagctggctcCCTGCACTGTCCCCTCCCGCTGACCCCTCTGCCCTGGTGTCACACAGCCAGCCCTGCGGAACCCCAGCCGTCCCCCTCGCCGCCCCCCAGCCCCGCCGAGCACGAGAAGGGCTGCCAGGAGCCCCTCACCCTGGCCTTGGAGAGCAGCAAGGAGAACCAGCAGCCCGAGAGCCGCTCGGCGCCTGCCCTGGGCGGGAAGACATATCCCAACAACCAGGGGCCTGTAGGCATCCAGGAGATCGTGGCCATGTCCCCCGAGCTGGACACCTACTCCATCACCAAGAAGGTCAAGGAGGTCTTGACAGACAACAACTTAGGTGCGGACCCTCTCTCTGCCCAGGttttttgggagctgctggtgagaCTGCATGGATCCAGCACCCCAATTCCTGTAGATGCGACCCCCTCCCAGATGTTTTTCTGTGGGTGCTCGTGGGAATTCCAGGACGATGCTGGCTGGGAAACGGGGTGCACCTGCTTTGCAGGGGGACTGTGGCACCCGTCCCGCTGCTCCACCCCCTCAAACCacctctgcttctcctccccCAGGCCAGCGGCTGTTTGGGGAGAGCATCCTGGGCCTGACGCAGGGCTCGGTGTCCGATCTCCTCTCCAGGCCCAAGCCGTGGCACAAGCTGAGCCTGAAGGGGAGGGAGCCCTTCGTCCGGATGCAGCTCTGGCTCAACGACCCCCACAACGTGGAGAAGCTGCGCGACATGaagaagctggagaagaagGGTGAGGGACGGGGTGGCACGGCCCCACTGGGTgtgggctgctggctgggggGGGGTCCCGGGCCGGGGGGGCGAGCGGTGCCAGCTGGGTGTCCTCTCCTGCAGCCTACCTGAAGCGTCGCTACGGGCTGATGAGCACCGGTTCGGACAGCGAGTCCCCCAGCGCCCGCTCCGAGTGCGCCAGCCCCAGCGCGCCGCCGCAGGACCTCAGCCTGCTCCAGATCAAGAAGCCGCGGGTGGTGCTGGCgccagaggagaaggaagccCTAAAGAAAGCCTACCAGCTGGAGCCATACCCCTCCCAGCAGACCATCGAGctgctctccttccagctcaaCCTCAAGACCAACACCGTCATCAACTGGTTCCACAACTACAGGTACGGGCGCTCCTGGGCTTTGAGGGTCTGATGGTGCTGAGTCGCAGAGGGGGTGGCACTGTTCCCCTTCCAGCCTTCCCCGTCACTCTTCCCTAGATGGGAGGTCCAGACCCATTGGGAGTCCCCAGGTGCACCCCAGGCCAGTGGGTGGCCTTGGCTACCTTGCCCAAGTTGTGTTGAGCATCTAAAGAGGTTTCCATGCTCACATCCACCTGCTCACCCCAAGGTGGGAGCTCTGTCAAGTGGGAGGGAATGCCTTATGGAGGCTCCTTGAGCACAGGAtccatccccacagcagcccagccctggggagcagcacaggtTTCATCCCTAGGTGGGATCATAGCGGACAATGTTTCCGCTGGCTGGATACGTGTGGTGGCCATGGCACGGTGGTTGTTGCCACCCCTCCGCGGTCATGTCCTGCAGGTCACGGATGCGCCGAGAGATGCTGGTGGAGGGTGCGCAGGACAATGACACTGACCCGGAGCAGAGTGGCGGGACAGCCATCCCCGGGCGCCGGGCCCCCCACAGCCCCGATTCGGACACCGAGGATCACAAACCCGTGTTTGTGGGGGGCGAGCCCCCCTGTGCCGCCGTGCCCGTGAAGGtgaaggaggagcagggggatCCGGGCGGCTGGAGCCGCCGGCGGGACTCACGCAGCCCGGCCGGAGCGGCCGAAGGGACCGGACctccccaggaggagcagggggcaGCCCCCCacgccgccgcccccgccgccggcATCCTCCCGCGGCGGGGAGGCCGAGCCGGTGCCACCGCCGGGGGACCCCCACCGCCGCCACCGCCACATCCCGACAGCTCCCAGTCCTCCGCGGGGTCATCCCGTTGCAGCTTGGTGGTCTCCCCGACATCGCCCTCGGCAGCTTCCTCGCCCGGCCTCACCGGCTCAGCCTCACCAGGACCATCCTCCGCCGGGCCGGTCTCGCCGGCGCTTCCGCCGGCTCCTGGCCCCCGGCTCAGCACCAGCGTCCAGCGGCGCCACGAGAAGATGGCCAACCTCAACAACATCATCCACCGCCTGGAGCGGGCTGCCAACCGCGAGGAGGCCCTCGAGTGGGAGTTCTGAGCCCCCCAACCAccctaaatatatatatacatccccacacatatatatatattttgataaATGCAGTGTGCACCGAGAGGTGATGAGTGGCCGGTGCCACAGAAGAGGAGCGCCCGTGGAAAAGAGGGAACCGCCCTCACCCCTCtggctttgttttaaatgtgaaaaactgGGTAcaattttagaaaagaaaaacaaacaaaaaaaaatatttatagacctcttttagatattttaataaaaggatACTTTGGAATTTATTAACAGCTTAAGCTGCTTTGATATTAAAGATAGCTATAAAATCAAGATGATGTAGCAGTCGTGTCATTAAATGTACACTGAAGTCTTGTAGTTTGCCACTGGAtgagattaaaaacaaataaacaaaaaaaaacccaaccaaacaaaaaaaaaacccacagaaaagaCTTTTTTGAGCAAAGCCATCAAGAAGCACTATGAGACTGACCAAATTTAAGAAACTTTTGCAGTTTCCACCCCTGTCTGTAAGACACTGCATCGCTTCTGCCCCAGCCAGAGACTGCGTCCTAGTCCCTGAAGACTCTAAAGCCCCTGACACCATCGAGTATGTATTTAGTTCTGGTGTTTTATGTTTTTGGAAGCCTTTGTAACACAGAATGTCCCGTGCGGTTGTATATGTTGTAGAAATGTCTGCAATAGCCTTCTGGAACAAGATGTAGCATGGTCCCAACGCCGTCCCTCGCGCTTCCTCCAGCCGGCGGCTCGTGCCAGCTCCCAAAGGAAGAGACAAAAGGaggcaaaagcaaagaaagcaacCTGAGCTTGGGATTTTGGGAGTGGGATGGGAAAATGTACCTGGGTGTGGTGCTTGAGGATGGTGCCAGCTCGCTGGGGATGGACATCCGAGGCATCCCGGTTCCCCGTCCattcaggagagaaaaagatgaagCCTCTGAGCTTTGGCCCTGGGGCAGCAGTGCTTGAGGTGAGTGCCCAAAAATCGTGAGCCACACACTCACAGGCTGAGCCCTGCTTGGGGCTTCTCCAGCATCACAGCCAGCTCTTGGGGCTGAAGCACTTTTTTAGGGAGAGCGCCTGGGCGGGAGGAGAATCCCACTTCCCCAGGTGGTGGATGTCAGTGATGGCAGGATGAGCTTTGGGATGTCACATCACCCTCAACTGGGCACCACTGAGCCTTGGCTTCCCAGGGCTGACCCTGTGCAGACACAGGAGCTTGGTGGTGGCCCCATCCCGGTGTGCTCCTTGTCACCTCCCTGACCCCACCACCTCCAGCCGGCCTCTGCTAACGAAATGCCTTTAAACCCTGTGGAGTGTCCCAcgctgggctgctctgccctgtcccctgcccacaCGGCATCAGCCATCGCCCACCAAGGCCCTGCCAGGCTCCCAGGCGATGCAATGACTGATTTTCCACTGTAGACGTTTTTATCAGAATAGAAGGTATTTTTATACTCGGGTGGTAGTGGGTGAGCAATGGGTGAGGGCACGGCTCTCCCTGgctgcctcccctgccctgacgagccccagggctgctctgccacCGTGCTGTGGAAGGAGGAGGTGTGACCACTGACTGCCTTCTCCGTTGCGTGCTAGAGGGAGCTTTAGTGGAACGGGATTTGAGGAAGCACTTAGGATAATCCTGAGCGCGGCAATCCTGTTGTGTGAAAGCCAGCGGGACACACCGGTCACGTTTTTGTTAGGCTCATGTTCTGTACTTCAAAAGTTTCTATGAGATCGATGAACTTTGTTTAACAATTTTGAAAGGAACAAGTTCTGTAAAGAGCCACTAAATACAGAAGTTGGATACGACTCTGGCCTTGGGGTGTGTTTTGTCCAGAGGTGATGGAATGGGAATTCCTCTCACATTTGATCGGTGCCTGGTGTTGGAAGCCACAACTTTGCTTTGGGATTGTGGCAAGAGCTCTCATTATCCCagtgagagggggaaaaaaagagagggtgTTAAATTGgatcagcccagctcagagTGTGATCCTGCCCCATGAAATTCCTGTGCTCATCCCTACTGCAGGtttgctcctgctcctggggtaGCTCAGCATCCTCCAGCACGACTTGCAGCTTGGTTTATCATAAAATCATCGTttcctggaatggtttgggttagaagagaccttaaggatcatcttATTCCAtttccctgccacaggcagggacacctcctgctAGACCAGGCTGCacaaagccctgtccaacctggcaccgctccccagcacagctcctgctcgGAGCCGACTGTCGCTGGGCGAGTCGGCAGCTCCTGACACAAGGCAGGGCTGTTAGTGTCTGATGAATTAATAAATCCATATGTTGCATATCTGTTTAAGCTTGTTTGTCAGCTAACACGTTGAGGAAGACTTATTTCTGATGGGTATCTGAACGTCTGGAGAAGCTGGGCCAGCTGCCATGGAAACCGGAATCTTCCCCTGCGGCGAAGGACGGAGCCGTGTGAACCATCTGGGTGCTCCGGGTGCAGCTGCACCCCGGCTGCCCTCGGCACTGCTCCAAATGCCAAATTCCACAGGGGGACACCGTGCCTGGCCAGGAGCAGGCTCCACGCTCCGCAGGGCTCTTGGCGAGTGGGTGACCCTGGCTGGCTTCGTGCCTCGGTTTCCCCATGAAGTGATTGCAGACTCTGCCGTGTTGAAGAGAAGCTGGAGACATCCATGTGGGTGGGGATGTGTGGGCAGGGACATGGGGATGTGCTGGCCACTTTCACAAAGGCAGAGTCCCTGGTCCCTGCAAAGGAGGGACAGGTGTTTTGTCCTGGTTAAGAGCTGCCCCTGCCTTGGACCACTCTGGCACGGGGTGTCCTGATGTTCCCAGGGTGGCTCCATCCCATCTCACCCCATCCCTTCAGGCAGATATGGCTCCAGGGCACTGCAAGACCCTGGCATTGGCCATGTCCCCTTCAggtgacacagccccacagacatggtggggacaggaggaggactaaaataaagcattaattCCCACCTGGACCTCCCTCCCCGGGGGCACAAACAAGGACCATGGATGGGAGGGAAATTCTGAAAGAACTTTTATTGTAGGAAGATCTTGTGTCTGTCCCAAGGGAGCAAAGGGAGCTGGAGCCACCCAGCCCTAAGCCGGGGCACCCTGACTGCTCccccctgctccagggtgggTCACCCCACCTCTGGGCCAGCAGTTTGTCCGTGGTGGAAATAAGAGAGAAACACAGGCATGAGGCACCAGCTCGGCACATGAATCATTCCTCACGCTCTGCTGCTGACACACACATTCCCATTTGCCACCACGAGCGATGCTTCCCCTTAGTGAGCTGGCATGGGGATGATGTGCTGTCCCAAAATACCCACCAGCAAGGCAatgcccacagctgctgcattcCCCCGGGGTCTGACCACCCCCACATTGACCATCCAGGCTGCGAGCAGCAATTGCTCCCTGTGTAATGCCCGGGGCTGGGTGTCACCAGCTCCCCAGAGCGCACAGAGCTGCTACTGCCGTTAAGGAAGGGCTGCACTCACTGATATTTTAGTTTCAAACCAcatcctgctggagcagagggatcTGGCAGAGCTCGGCCAACCTCAGTGTTGTGCTGGGCCAGGAAGGGAAGTCAGCAGCAGGCTCTCCATTGTGGAACACCCACACGGGCACTCAGGCAGGCGAGGTCCCACCAAAATCCTCCTCCAAACTTTGTCAAGGCGTGATCCCACTTCAAGAGCACCAAGAggccccagcagagccagagcagtgGTGGATTCCCAGGAGGCCTCAGTCAGTGAGTGGTCTGTAGTTTGCTTGTGCTGACTGCAGCACCCCACCCGCACATGGGGGCACGGCTGGAGGGCACCCCTGTTCTGCCCATTTCACCgtcacagagcagcactgctgtccctCGGTGCCGAGCCCTCGATGGCAGCACGTGTCCATCACAGCCACCACAGCCAGCTCCGCACATCCCGAGGCGAGGAGGGACGGGGCCAGCACCAAGGGCGACCACCTCCACCCTGCCCCGGTTCCCGGCAGCttcccagggctcagccacCGCTCAGAGCCGGGGGCCAcgctgcctctgctgccagtCCTGCCGCAGCCGGGCCACCTCCCGGCCGTACTGCTGGTGGAGCCGGCAGAAGGTGGACGGGCTCTGTGCCACGGCCGGCCCGGCGCTCGCCGCCTCGCCGTTCCCCACCCGCCTgcgcggcggcagcggcggcggccgcggggtCCCCTCCTCACCGTGCCCCCCGCAGCCGGAGCTCTCGGGCAGCCGGGCCGCCCCCAGCACGTTGTTCCACACCGCACAGCCGTTCTCCTTGGGCAGGATGGCGGGCAGAGCCGGCAGCCGCTCCCGGGACTGCTCCAGCCCCGACGGCTTCGGCTTCCAGGGGCCGGGAGGCTCCCGGGAGCCCCCACATCCTCCGGCCAGCCCCCCGcccatctcctgcagctgcttctccagctcccGCACCACCAGCCTCATGTAGTCAAAGCTGGCTCGGGACAGCGACTTCACCCACGACTCCATGGCCGCCTGGCTCTCCGCCGCCAGCACGTAGGTGCGAGACTTGGTGCCGCCAAAGCGGATGGCGAAGGCAAAACCCTCGGCTGAATCGCAGAGCTCCACGTTGCAGCCCTCCAGCACGATGACACCCACGGGCTCCCGGCTGTCCCGCTCCTCGAAGTAGAAGAGCATGTTGCCCTTGAGCACGAACCAGCGGCGGTGATAGGCCGTGTGCCGCTCGCCTCGCTTGTAGAGGAAGCCGGAGTTGTCGGCCGGGGAGTCGCAGGTGGCGTAGAAGGCCAAACTCCGCTCGTTCAGCTTCATGGCTCCGCGCCCTGCGGGGACAGAGGGTGCTCAGCGCTGCGCTGCACGGAAAAGAGCCATCGGCTTTTTGTTCCTGCCGGCAGCAGCCCCGGCGCCCAGCAAATGGAGATGGTGAATAAACAACGCCGGGATGGTTGGGATAAACCCGCTCCCAGTCGAGGGGCTGGGATGCCGGGTGGGCTGTGGCTCCCCCCAGGGACCGCCACCCCCCAGGAGAGTGTTTTGGCACGGaggagccccaggcagggcttGTCGCGGTGCCTCACGTCACCTGGCACAGGTGACCTTCGCGCCGGCGCGCAGGGAGGGTTCTGACCGGCGCCGTGGATGTGGCTGCCGCTCCAGGGAGCCGTGGCCATGAACCCTGACACCCGGGCAAGGCCACCGCTCCTCTTGTCCCCTAATCGCTGGTGGCCTCGCCGGGCCGGGCTCTCCACCCACCTGGACTCTACCTGCGGTCTGCGGCGGTCACCGGCATCAACGACACGCGCGTGGCCGCGGTGGCCGTGAGAGCGCTGGATCCGGGCTCGGACGGTGCCAGGGGGCTTTGGGCCACCGTTCCTGCACGGTCACCTTTGTCCTCGGCTCCCaccggcccggccccgcgggcgGAGCGCTGCTCCCCCCCGCCTCCGCCACCGCCCATCCCCGCGgccgggagggagggagggaggagctggaaaagcgCTCCGGAGCTCGGCCCCGGGGCAGGAGCTCCTGGCTCGACCCCAAAACCCGCTCCGGGCACCGGGACTGAGAGCCAGGCAGCGGTGGGGAGAGTGAGGGGGGAATGGGGGAGCATTGGAGGGTGCAGGGGATATGCACATCCCGGGATGAATGTCTGGGTGTACTCAGGGATGTGCAAATGTGTGGGAAACGCAGGAGTTTAGTCCTGAAGGTGGCTGCACAGTGCTGAATATTCGGTCACATTTTGGAGGCAAAGAACTGGGATTCTGGGAGCATCTGGCAGGGAACGGGCAGAGGCTGGTGGATGAGGTGGGAGACATGAGCCCCGCAAGGAGTGTTAGTGGCAGGACATGGACTGGTCCTGTGTgggtgggagatgctgcaggggGCCAGGCTGCAAgtcctggctgctctcctgaCCTTCCAGTCATATCCTTGGGCCACAGCCAAGTGTGGGGTGGTCCCagtgcagagggacagaaggaTCTGAGTGGGAACAAGCCTCCAGTCTGACTTCTGCTCTTGGTTGGCCTTCCAGGCTCACAGGACCACCTTGGCAGTGTTACTGTCCTCACCCTGTCGCAGCAAATACCAGCACCAAGGATTTGTGCTCCTTGTCACCGTCCCTTTCCTCCAGTTTCTTCattcccctgctctgctccacaccCATGTGTGCATTTTAGCAACCGAGACATTGGCAACAATTTTAAGGGTCCCCATCCCAGAAATTCTGCTGTCCCTGACCTCTGCCACAGGTTGTGGTCCACTCCCCACCCACAGATGCCCCCgtttccctgcacagctgctcaggaCTTTGTGATTTTCTGCTTGTGTCAGAGGTTTCCAGTTCACTGAGGGTTTTCCCTGTCAGCTGCAGACTTTCACTTTCAGGCTATAAAAAGGGATTCAAACCAGCCCTAAAACCATCTGGGCTTTATCTTCcctcctgagcagagcagctctctgtTCAAGGTCGCTGGTGGGAAGTTTTGGGTCTCTGCACCACTTATCTCCCTGCCTTGCTGAGCGATGCCTTTTCACAAGGCGAGATTAGAGCGGGGAGGGCCGTGGGGAGAAGCAATATCTTTATTAGAGCAGCTAGGGTAATTGGAAAAAGGCAGCAGGGCTCCtagctctgctttccttccccgAGACTCCAAAGCCACGTTTTCATCTTGCAGAGGTTGTTCCtcctccacagctgctctggaaaatcACCCCGATTCCTCAAAAACGCTGACAAAATTCCCCTGGAATTTTTGCTTCCCGTTGGGTCTCTCTTGGAACAGTCATGTGTTGCTGCA belongs to Parus major isolate Abel chromosome 15, Parus_major1.1, whole genome shotgun sequence and includes:
- the CUX2 gene encoding homeobox protein cut-like 2 isoform X12, which produces MRQTSKTLKATQTELLELRCKYDEEAASKADEVAMIMTNLEKANQRAEAAQREVESLREQLAAVNSSLRLACCSPTGTTGQDKVNYSMCSGSRLEAALAAKDREILRLLKDVQHLQSSLQELEESSANQIAELEGQLAAKNEAIEKLEEKLQAQADYEEIKTELSILKAMKVASAGCSLPQASATARPEALAGLCQPCRRCLRRLSPSRLGSLQSISKAEEALLLGKEAFYPSQKYLLEKPSLLASTEEDHSEDESGKDPLGMEQPYPSPHHAPADDPSSPTPLPPLPGPGMAPDGPRTFSLSPFPGGERLSGDPKAPHLPLPSYKSESSGGGPPFPSSFFGAKSSTVHPVPAASATSPSGEPSEGSAGSSAEEEQLDTAEIAFQVKEQLLKHNIGQRVFGHYVLGLSQGSVSEILARPKPWHKLTVKGKEPFIKMKQFLSDEQNVLALRTIQVRQRGSITPRIRTPETGSDDAIKSILEQAKKEIESQKGGEPKTPSASQAAANGAGGSSSEDAIKSILEQARREMQAQQQALLDMESGASGRSGDAAPAERSTLATVSQNIAPAHVKQEEGSGASPGPPQTPLAVLSPAAFVQSIIRKVKSEIGDAGSYFDQHWASERSLLSRPYTSVSPSLSSSSSSYSSMANGRGWPRGEPGEGSTNEDELQPAEEEPHRLSEMKAEGAGAEPAAGGRLSYYPTYVPRTLKPTVPPLTPEQYEMYMYREVDTLELTRQVKEKLAKNGICQRIFGEKVLGLSQGSVSDMLSRPKPWSKLTQKGREPFIRMQLWLTDQLGQGISQQPTPSQASPAEPQPSPSPPPSPAEHEKGCQEPLTLALESSKENQQPESRSAPALGGKTYPNNQGPVGIQEIVAMSPELDTYSITKKVKEVLTDNNLGQRLFGESILGLTQGSVSDLLSRPKPWHKLSLKGREPFVRMQLWLNDPHNVEKLRDMKKLEKKAYLKRRYGLMSTGSDSESPSARSECASPSAPPQDLSLLQIKKPRVVLAPEEKEALKKAYQLEPYPSQQTIELLSFQLNLKTNTVINWFHNYRSRMRREMLVEGAQDNDTDPEQSGGTAIPGRRAPHSPDSDTEDHKPVFVGGEPPCAAVPVKVKEEQGDPGGWSRRRDSRSPAGAAEGTGPPQEEQGAAPHAAAPAAGILPRRGGRAGATAGGPPPPPPPHPDSSQSSAGSSRCSLVVSPTSPSAASSPGLTGSASPGPSSAGPVSPALPPAPGPRLSTSVQRRHEKMANLNNIIHRLERAANREEALEWEF